One part of the Streptomyces nigra genome encodes these proteins:
- a CDS encoding RrF2 family transcriptional regulator produces MRISARADYAVRAALELAAAGDDTSLKAEAIADAQGIPHKFLEGILGDMRRGGLVVSQRGGKGGYRLARPADAIAIAEVIRVADGPLVSVRGVRPPDLSYIGPAESLLPLWIAVRANVRKILGEVTLADVAAAKLPDDVLRLADDPEAWTNP; encoded by the coding sequence ATGCGGATCTCGGCCAGGGCGGACTATGCGGTGCGGGCGGCACTGGAGCTGGCCGCGGCCGGCGACGACACCTCGCTGAAGGCCGAGGCCATCGCCGACGCCCAGGGCATCCCGCACAAGTTCCTCGAGGGCATCCTGGGCGACATGCGCCGCGGCGGCCTCGTGGTCAGCCAGCGCGGCGGCAAGGGCGGCTACCGGCTCGCCCGGCCCGCGGACGCCATCGCCATCGCCGAGGTCATCCGGGTGGCCGACGGCCCCCTGGTCTCGGTGCGCGGCGTCCGCCCGCCCGACCTGTCCTACATCGGCCCCGCCGAATCGCTCCTGCCGCTGTGGATCGCCGTGCGTGCGAACGTCCGCAAGATCCTCGGCGAGGTCACCCTGGCCGACGTGGCCGCGGCGAAGCTCCCCGACGACGTCCTGCGCCTCGCGGACGACCCGGAGGCGTGGACCAACCCGTAG